One Microbacterium sp. No. 7 genomic window carries:
- a CDS encoding Dyp-type peroxidase: MRSAADGAASGANDAADAGVDDRGPAISDASPDTASSSAAPPRPTRRHLLTATGAALAGGTLGWAGALASSRRGGEEAQAAPTPDTDPEAGPAPTGADLRAGITWPVVPQRHTAVAVITLERRSAQHVIELARAASASAGAHPADAGDVTVLTALGIRHARSLMPERCGRAEGLPGFDSDAPAIVRGGDLLVTAASETAAGASDALAGALKPLGAHRVLWAQKGYRDAPTPAGTTRSGIGFIDGIVNPRTEVELRAGVWAGEAKRDTFLVVRRMLVARSFGSLGVPEQEAAVGRSRDTGAPLSGGGPLDDIDLFAKRDDGRTLIPAGAHARRAHPANIGRALMLRRSYSFDADDGSGLLFVAALADAETFVLTQRRLDAHDDLLRHTTTTAGDCFFVPEELSERTM, translated from the coding sequence GTGCGATCGGCGGCTGACGGTGCGGCATCCGGCGCGAACGACGCCGCGGACGCCGGCGTCGACGACCGTGGACCGGCGATCAGCGATGCATCGCCGGACACCGCGTCGTCGTCGGCGGCGCCTCCACGCCCGACCCGCCGGCACCTGCTGACCGCCACCGGGGCGGCGCTCGCCGGGGGCACGCTCGGATGGGCGGGCGCCCTCGCATCCTCCCGGCGTGGCGGTGAGGAGGCGCAGGCCGCGCCGACGCCCGACACCGACCCGGAGGCGGGCCCGGCGCCGACGGGCGCCGACCTGCGCGCCGGCATCACCTGGCCGGTCGTTCCCCAGCGGCACACCGCCGTCGCGGTGATCACGCTGGAGCGGCGTTCGGCGCAGCACGTCATCGAGCTCGCCCGTGCCGCCTCGGCGTCGGCCGGCGCGCACCCCGCCGACGCCGGCGACGTCACCGTGCTCACCGCCCTCGGCATCCGGCACGCACGCTCTCTCATGCCGGAACGGTGTGGCCGCGCAGAGGGCCTTCCCGGTTTCGACAGCGATGCGCCCGCGATCGTGCGCGGCGGCGACCTGCTCGTGACGGCGGCCTCCGAGACCGCTGCCGGCGCGTCGGACGCACTGGCCGGCGCGCTGAAGCCCCTCGGCGCGCACCGTGTGCTGTGGGCGCAGAAGGGATACCGCGACGCGCCGACCCCCGCGGGCACCACGCGCTCCGGCATCGGCTTCATCGACGGCATCGTGAACCCGCGCACCGAGGTGGAGCTGCGGGCCGGGGTCTGGGCAGGCGAGGCGAAGCGCGACACCTTCCTCGTGGTGCGCCGGATGCTGGTGGCCCGCTCGTTCGGCAGCCTCGGCGTGCCTGAGCAGGAAGCGGCGGTGGGCCGGAGCCGAGACACGGGCGCCCCGCTCTCGGGAGGCGGCCCCCTCGACGACATCGACCTGTTCGCGAAACGCGACGACGGGCGCACGCTCATCCCCGCCGGCGCTCACGCGCGCCGTGCCCACCCGGCCAACATCGGGCGTGCCCTCATGCTGCGCCGCAGCTACAGCTTCGACGCCGACGACGGCTCGGGGCTGCTCTTCGTCGCAGCCCTCGCCGACGCCGAGACCTTCGTGCTCACCCAGCGCCGTCTCGACGCGCACGACGACCTCCTCCGCCATACGACGACCACCGCCGGCGACTGCTTCTTCGTGCCGGAGGAGCTCTCAGAGCGCACGATGTAG
- a CDS encoding right-handed parallel beta-helix repeat-containing protein: MASGICHRRVRLSRSLALTAALAVLVSSGCSSAPGGASGDEPGGGSALVRVPEDASLADAGTLVADGGVILISPGLYHESLEVRADDVTVRGLDRNGVVIDGELTRQNGVVATGERIAVENLTVRNHLQNGVLITGVTDESGAGVARGPDGYLPEAAPPPVPGYLVQHVTATNNGLYGIYAFNRTGGAIRQNLASGGSDSGIYIGQCASCGALVEGNVLVSNAVGLEFANASDVIVTGNRIVGNRIGVSVLSNYLEAHGPSRGVQVVGNVISGNNEERTPEQAGGAFGVGIGLSGTVDAVVSANRIEGNTTAGVWITSSEDFAPAGNTVEDNSLAGNRRDVVFAPAREAAGGSNCFRLQPGTLTEPVGLPAEGCATEIGVFSPPTAPPGIVFSRVPFPSERAGLAEVDESPRIVPDAIALPSVAEITVPDADLLDDE, encoded by the coding sequence ATGGCATCGGGCATTTGTCATCGACGGGTGCGCCTGTCGCGCTCGCTCGCCCTCACCGCAGCGCTCGCGGTGCTCGTCTCATCCGGCTGCTCGTCGGCTCCCGGTGGCGCATCCGGTGATGAGCCGGGCGGCGGCTCAGCGCTCGTGCGCGTGCCGGAGGACGCCTCCTTGGCGGATGCCGGCACCCTCGTGGCCGACGGCGGTGTCATCCTGATCTCTCCCGGCCTGTACCACGAGAGCCTCGAAGTGCGCGCCGACGATGTGACGGTGCGCGGACTCGACCGCAACGGGGTCGTCATCGACGGTGAGCTGACCCGTCAGAACGGCGTCGTCGCGACCGGCGAGCGCATCGCGGTCGAGAACCTCACCGTTCGCAACCATCTGCAGAACGGCGTGCTGATCACCGGGGTCACCGACGAATCGGGCGCCGGCGTCGCGCGCGGCCCCGACGGCTACCTTCCGGAGGCCGCGCCGCCACCCGTGCCCGGCTACCTCGTGCAGCACGTCACAGCGACCAACAACGGCCTCTACGGCATCTACGCGTTCAACCGCACGGGCGGCGCCATTCGGCAGAACCTCGCCAGCGGCGGCTCGGATTCGGGGATCTACATCGGCCAGTGCGCATCGTGCGGCGCCCTGGTCGAGGGCAACGTCCTGGTCTCCAACGCGGTGGGACTCGAGTTCGCGAACGCCTCCGATGTGATCGTCACCGGCAACCGCATCGTGGGCAACCGGATCGGCGTCTCGGTGCTCAGCAACTACCTCGAGGCGCACGGTCCGAGCCGCGGTGTGCAGGTGGTGGGCAACGTGATCTCCGGCAACAACGAGGAGCGGACCCCCGAGCAGGCCGGCGGGGCGTTCGGCGTCGGCATCGGCCTTTCCGGCACCGTGGATGCCGTGGTCTCGGCCAATCGCATCGAGGGAAACACGACCGCCGGGGTGTGGATCACCTCGTCGGAGGACTTCGCCCCCGCGGGAAACACGGTCGAAGACAACTCCCTCGCCGGGAACCGCCGTGACGTGGTCTTCGCGCCCGCGCGCGAGGCGGCGGGCGGCAGCAACTGCTTCCGGCTGCAGCCCGGGACGCTCACCGAGCCGGTCGGGCTTCCCGCCGAGGGCTGTGCGACAGAGATCGGCGTCTTCTCGCCGCCGACCGCACCGCCGGGCATCGTCTTCTCACGCGTGCCGTTCCCGTCTGAGCGCGCGGGTCTCGCGGAGGTCGACGAGTCTCCGCGTATCGTGCCGGATGCCATCGCACTCCCGAGCGTCGCCGAGATCACCGTGCCCGACGCCGACCTGCTGGACGACGAATGA
- a CDS encoding RNA polymerase sigma factor, with product MSASSESELLSRVRDGDAEAWAELWQRHVGAALRLGRRIAPGRAEDLVSEAFLATYQQLTVRGNGPRDGFRAYILATMRNTAIRWQKADRLTDLEPEIEALDLDDGFTGIEDREDAAMLLAAFQGLPQRWQRVLWLSEVEETSRGEIAADLGIKPNAVSALLRRARTGLQESWLRQHVPESLRDDETHVARLLPELIVRNVRVLPTVAARSHVAACGACADVWLELLASHRQIRGKTLATAGFAALGVALQAASPMTLGASAATLTLAVLAAVAASTAVVVVAGSVIYGTPPAASVVTAPAPPYTVRPVEQQTAPSPAPLLAPTADVPMAGPVPGVGDRRTDVGGEPESPAPIDVYDRWPDLWDRPPADQGSENDVESPRAPSTPTDAVGRGNLDPSIEPIDFSRDEPPTDFYEPPARPSQPDTPLPRPAPEDPVDPGAGTPGGDGGETPVDPGAGTPGGDGGETPDEGADPPPRSGIETPAESSGYLAPTLAGRTEPGVSVAVEYERQPDEFSSATPTGQFLTTADSDGAWSFNLSPELSDYPGTYDYRVWTVVGEETSTADTGRFVLMSPTVTGFESLDPFEMLPLAEASTTGIVFQVTGPPNGSVCLTSVYSGQAQQIGLDDTGTATKRMRFLAGGTYYLVFRGCEGEYRGPATEVFVDVEGEEFSPLGPDPATTVFELVDP from the coding sequence ATGTCCGCGAGCAGCGAGAGTGAGCTGCTGTCGCGCGTTCGCGACGGTGACGCCGAGGCATGGGCCGAGCTATGGCAGCGCCATGTCGGCGCCGCGCTGCGACTGGGACGCCGGATCGCCCCTGGGCGAGCGGAGGATCTGGTGTCGGAGGCGTTCCTGGCGACCTATCAGCAGCTCACCGTGCGCGGCAACGGACCCCGCGACGGCTTCCGCGCCTACATCCTTGCGACGATGCGCAACACCGCGATCCGGTGGCAGAAGGCGGATCGGCTCACGGACCTGGAACCGGAGATCGAGGCGCTCGATCTCGACGACGGCTTCACGGGGATCGAGGATCGCGAAGACGCGGCCATGCTGCTGGCCGCGTTCCAGGGGCTGCCGCAACGCTGGCAGCGGGTGCTCTGGCTCTCCGAGGTGGAGGAGACGAGCCGAGGAGAGATCGCCGCCGACCTGGGCATCAAGCCGAACGCCGTCTCGGCGCTGCTCCGGCGTGCGCGCACCGGCCTGCAGGAGTCCTGGCTGCGGCAGCACGTGCCCGAGTCGCTTCGCGACGACGAGACGCACGTGGCGCGGCTGCTCCCCGAACTGATCGTCCGGAATGTGCGGGTGCTGCCGACGGTCGCCGCGCGCTCTCACGTCGCGGCCTGCGGAGCGTGCGCGGACGTATGGCTGGAGCTGCTCGCCAGCCACCGGCAGATACGCGGCAAGACGCTCGCGACCGCCGGATTCGCGGCTCTCGGCGTCGCGCTCCAGGCCGCCTCGCCGATGACGCTGGGGGCCTCGGCCGCGACTCTGACGCTCGCCGTGCTGGCGGCGGTGGCCGCCAGCACGGCGGTGGTCGTGGTCGCCGGCTCCGTCATCTACGGCACCCCTCCCGCCGCGTCGGTCGTCACCGCCCCCGCGCCTCCGTACACCGTTCGGCCGGTCGAACAGCAGACCGCGCCCAGCCCGGCTCCGCTCCTGGCCCCGACGGCGGACGTGCCGATGGCGGGACCGGTCCCGGGCGTCGGGGACCGGCGCACCGATGTCGGAGGCGAGCCGGAGTCCCCGGCCCCGATCGATGTCTACGACCGGTGGCCGGATCTCTGGGATCGACCGCCCGCCGACCAGGGCTCGGAGAACGACGTCGAGTCGCCGAGGGCTCCCTCGACGCCGACGGACGCGGTCGGGCGGGGCAACCTCGACCCGTCCATCGAGCCGATCGACTTCTCGCGCGACGAGCCGCCCACCGACTTCTACGAGCCGCCTGCCCGGCCCAGCCAGCCGGACACTCCCCTCCCGCGTCCGGCGCCCGAGGATCCGGTCGATCCCGGCGCCGGGACGCCGGGCGGCGACGGCGGTGAGACCCCGGTCGATCCCGGCGCCGGGACGCCGGGCGGCGACGGAGGCGAGACTCCCGACGAAGGGGCGGACCCCCCGCCGCGCTCCGGTATCGAGACTCCGGCCGAGTCGAGCGGATACCTCGCGCCGACGCTCGCCGGGCGCACCGAGCCCGGCGTGTCGGTCGCGGTGGAATACGAACGGCAGCCCGACGAGTTCTCGAGCGCGACGCCGACGGGCCAGTTCCTCACCACCGCCGACTCCGACGGCGCGTGGAGCTTCAACCTGAGTCCCGAGCTTTCGGACTACCCGGGGACCTACGACTACCGGGTGTGGACAGTGGTGGGCGAGGAGACTTCGACGGCCGACACGGGCCGGTTCGTGCTCATGTCGCCCACGGTCACCGGCTTCGAGAGTCTCGATCCGTTCGAGATGCTGCCCTTGGCGGAGGCCAGCACGACGGGGATCGTCTTCCAGGTCACCGGCCCGCCGAACGGATCCGTCTGCCTCACCTCGGTCTACTCCGGCCAGGCGCAGCAGATCGGCCTCGACGACACCGGAACCGCGACCAAGCGGATGCGGTTCCTCGCCGGGGGAACCTACTATCTCGTGTTCCGCGGCTGCGAGGGCGAATACCGGGGCCCCGCCACGGAGGTGTTCGTCGACGTCGAGGGCGAGGAGTTCAGCCCCCTGGGACCGGACCCGGCCACAACGGTCTTCGAGCTCGTCGACCCCTGA
- the istA gene encoding IS21 family transposase, whose protein sequence is MISVEDWALIRRLVADGVPRRQVARQLGIGRSTVDRALASDRPPKYERPAQETSFSPFEARVRSILAEHPDMPATVIAERVEWAGSITWFRENVRRLRPEHRPVDPADRLTWAAGDAAQCDLWFPPRKIPLEDGSSALLPVLVIVAAHSRFVTARMIPTRKTEDLLLGSWELIQQFGRVPRRLIWDNEPGIGQKGRLAQGVAAFAGTLATKVVQLRPYDPESKGIVERRNGWMETSFMPGRTFTSPADFNTQLANWLERANARVVRTIKARPVDLIEHDRSRMLPLPPVPLQLGWRERVRLGRDYYVRLDASDYSVDPTAIGRMVDVTADLDRVRVRLEGRIVADHRRIWARGAVVTAPAHRETAGLLRQQFQQPRPTIVDDLTRDLAEYDRAFGISGVA, encoded by the coding sequence GTGATCTCGGTGGAAGATTGGGCGTTGATCAGGCGGCTGGTCGCGGACGGAGTTCCGAGGCGGCAGGTTGCGAGGCAGCTGGGGATCGGGCGGTCGACGGTCGATAGGGCGTTGGCGTCGGACCGGCCGCCGAAGTATGAGCGGCCGGCGCAGGAGACATCGTTCTCGCCGTTTGAGGCGCGGGTGCGGTCGATCCTCGCCGAGCATCCGGATATGCCGGCGACGGTGATCGCGGAACGGGTCGAGTGGGCTGGGTCAATCACCTGGTTCCGGGAGAACGTTCGTCGGCTCAGGCCGGAGCATCGCCCGGTCGATCCGGCCGATCGGCTGACGTGGGCGGCCGGGGATGCGGCGCAGTGTGATCTGTGGTTCCCGCCGCGGAAGATCCCGCTGGAGGACGGCTCGAGCGCGCTGTTGCCGGTGCTGGTGATCGTCGCCGCGCATTCCCGGTTCGTGACCGCGCGGATGATCCCGACCCGCAAGACCGAGGACCTGCTGCTCGGGTCGTGGGAGCTGATCCAGCAGTTCGGTCGGGTGCCGCGGCGGCTGATCTGGGACAACGAGCCGGGCATCGGCCAGAAGGGGCGGCTCGCGCAGGGCGTCGCCGCGTTCGCCGGCACCCTCGCGACGAAGGTCGTGCAGCTGCGCCCCTACGATCCGGAATCGAAGGGCATCGTGGAGCGCCGCAACGGGTGGATGGAGACCTCGTTCATGCCCGGCCGCACGTTCACCTCACCCGCCGACTTCAACACGCAGCTGGCGAACTGGCTGGAGCGGGCGAACGCCCGGGTGGTGCGGACGATCAAGGCGCGGCCGGTGGATCTGATCGAGCACGACCGGTCTCGGATGCTGCCGTTGCCGCCGGTTCCGCTACAGCTGGGCTGGCGAGAACGGGTCCGCCTCGGCCGCGACTACTACGTTCGCCTCGATGCGAGCGACTACTCCGTCGACCCGACCGCGATCGGCCGGATGGTCGACGTCACCGCGGATCTTGACCGGGTCCGAGTTCGGCTGGAGGGACGGATCGTCGCTGACCACCGACGGATCTGGGCGCGCGGCGCTGTCGTGACCGCCCCTGCCCACCGGGAGACCGCGGGGTTGCTGCGACAGCAGTTCCAACAACCCCGCCCAACCATCGTTGACGACCTGACTCGCGATCTCGCGGAATACGACCGCGCGTTCGGAATCAGCGGGGTGGCGTGA
- a CDS encoding IS256 family transposase → MTAPHIVDPAGLLGEALADASPDLMRSLLQTMINALLSADADAVVGAEWGQRSDDRTAQRNGYRHRNLDTRVGTIDVAIPKLRTGTYFPEWLLERRKRAETALITVVADCYLAGVSTRLMDKLVKTLGIHSLSKSQVSRMAAELDEHVDQFRHRPLGDAGPFTFVAADALTMKVREGGRVINAVVLIATGVNADGRREVLGLRVATSETGAAWNSFFADLVARGLGGVRLVTSDAHAGLVEAIAANLPGAVWQRCRTHYAANLMSVTPKTMWPAVKAMLHSVYDQPDADAVHAQFDRLLDYVDGKLPDAFEHLDTARADILAFTGFPEGLWQQIWSNNPNERLNREIRRRTDSVGIFPNRDAIIRLVGAVLAEQTDEWAEGRRYLGLDILAKSRLTLVTDTGTEEVSTDIVLELSA, encoded by the coding sequence ATGACCGCACCTCATATTGTCGACCCTGCCGGCCTGCTCGGCGAAGCCCTCGCGGACGCGTCGCCGGATCTGATGCGCAGCCTGCTGCAGACCATGATCAACGCGCTGCTGTCCGCCGACGCGGACGCCGTGGTCGGAGCGGAATGGGGCCAGCGCTCCGACGACCGCACCGCGCAGCGCAACGGCTACCGGCACCGCAACCTCGACACCCGCGTCGGGACCATCGACGTCGCGATCCCGAAGCTGCGCACCGGCACCTACTTCCCGGAATGGCTGCTGGAGCGCCGCAAACGCGCCGAGACCGCGCTGATCACCGTGGTCGCGGACTGCTACCTCGCCGGCGTCTCCACCCGCCTGATGGACAAGCTGGTGAAGACCCTCGGGATCCACTCGCTGTCCAAGTCACAGGTCTCCCGGATGGCGGCGGAACTCGACGAGCACGTCGACCAGTTCCGGCACCGGCCGCTCGGCGACGCTGGCCCGTTCACGTTCGTCGCCGCCGACGCGCTCACCATGAAGGTCCGCGAGGGCGGCCGCGTCATCAACGCGGTCGTGCTGATCGCCACCGGCGTCAACGCCGACGGCCGCCGGGAGGTGCTCGGCCTGCGGGTCGCGACATCCGAGACCGGAGCGGCATGGAACAGCTTCTTCGCTGACCTCGTCGCCCGCGGCCTGGGCGGCGTCCGCCTCGTCACCAGCGACGCCCACGCCGGGCTGGTGGAAGCGATCGCGGCGAACCTGCCCGGCGCAGTCTGGCAAAGGTGCCGCACCCATTACGCGGCCAACCTGATGTCGGTGACGCCGAAGACGATGTGGCCGGCGGTGAAAGCGATGCTGCACTCCGTCTACGACCAGCCCGACGCCGACGCCGTGCACGCCCAGTTCGACCGGCTGCTGGACTACGTCGACGGCAAGCTCCCCGACGCGTTCGAGCACCTCGACACCGCCCGAGCGGACATCCTCGCGTTCACCGGGTTCCCCGAGGGCCTCTGGCAGCAGATCTGGTCCAACAACCCGAATGAACGTCTCAACCGAGAGATCCGCCGACGCACCGACTCGGTCGGCATCTTCCCGAATCGCGACGCGATCATCCGCCTCGTCGGCGCCGTGCTCGCCGAGCAGACCGACGAATGGGCCGAAGGCCGCCGCTACCTCGGCCTCGACATCCTCGCCAAATCCCGCCTCACCCTCGTCACCGACACCGGAACCGAGGAGGTGAGCACCGACATCGTCCTCGAACTCAGCGCCTAA
- a CDS encoding MDR family MFS transporter, translating into MTAAAAPVGGHAPLLLTKRRIWIIFSALIAGMLLSSLDQTIVSTAMPTIVGQLGGVEHQVWITTAYLLATTIVMPVYGKFGDILGRRNLFLIAIAIFTLASVGCAFATDFWMFVVFRAIQGLGGGGLMILSQAIIADIVPASERGKYLGPLGGIFGLAAVAGPLLGGYFVDHLTWQWAFYINIPVGIAAFVIALVALRLPSKKATKPIDWLGVLLLSAATTCLIFFSDFGGDADFGWGSMATWAWGLGLLVAASLFVFVESRAADPIIPLSLFRNPVFINATAIGMTLGIGMFAAIGFVPTFLQMSSGTSAAASGLLMLPMMVGLMGTSIASGLLITKTGRYRIFPIIGTLVTGVAMVLMTTLTAATPIWLICVYLFIFGAGLGLIMQVVVLVVQNAVPATEVGTATSTNNYFREVGASLGVAVFGTLFTTRLTENLMAVFTDAGATPDQAGEATASIDPSVLAQLPDTVREGVVTAYADALAPVFWYLLPFIGLAFVLALFLKQIPLSDVAGLVARGEAVGGDEAERLEAAERGHHHVSSSAGEASAEGERSPASETVEGQR; encoded by the coding sequence GTGACCGCTGCCGCTGCCCCTGTTGGGGGCCATGCACCACTGCTGCTCACCAAGCGGCGGATCTGGATCATATTCTCAGCGCTGATCGCGGGGATGCTGCTGTCCAGCCTCGATCAGACCATCGTCTCCACCGCCATGCCGACGATCGTCGGGCAGCTCGGCGGCGTTGAGCACCAGGTGTGGATCACGACCGCTTACCTGCTGGCAACGACGATCGTGATGCCGGTGTATGGCAAGTTCGGCGACATCCTGGGTCGTCGCAACCTCTTCCTCATCGCAATCGCGATCTTCACTCTCGCCTCGGTTGGCTGCGCGTTCGCGACAGACTTCTGGATGTTCGTCGTCTTTCGCGCCATCCAGGGCCTCGGCGGCGGTGGCCTGATGATTCTCTCGCAGGCGATCATCGCCGACATCGTCCCGGCATCTGAGCGCGGCAAGTACTTGGGCCCGCTCGGCGGGATCTTCGGTCTCGCCGCGGTCGCCGGTCCACTCCTGGGCGGCTACTTCGTCGATCACCTCACGTGGCAGTGGGCGTTCTACATCAACATCCCCGTCGGCATCGCCGCATTCGTGATCGCGCTCGTCGCCCTCCGGCTCCCCAGCAAGAAGGCAACCAAGCCGATCGACTGGCTCGGTGTGCTGCTGCTGTCGGCGGCGACGACATGTCTCATCTTCTTCTCCGACTTCGGCGGCGATGCCGACTTCGGCTGGGGTTCGATGGCGACCTGGGCGTGGGGTCTCGGGCTGCTGGTCGCGGCATCCCTTTTCGTCTTCGTCGAATCGCGCGCCGCCGACCCGATCATCCCCTTGTCGCTGTTCCGCAACCCGGTCTTCATCAACGCGACCGCCATCGGCATGACGCTCGGTATCGGCATGTTCGCTGCCATCGGTTTCGTGCCGACGTTCCTGCAGATGTCCTCGGGCACCTCAGCTGCGGCATCCGGCCTCCTCATGCTCCCGATGATGGTGGGCCTCATGGGCACGTCGATAGCCTCCGGTCTGCTGATCACCAAGACCGGCCGGTACCGCATCTTCCCGATCATCGGCACGCTGGTCACGGGTGTCGCGATGGTGCTCATGACCACACTGACTGCGGCGACCCCGATCTGGCTGATCTGCGTGTACCTGTTCATCTTCGGCGCGGGCCTGGGTCTGATCATGCAGGTCGTAGTCCTCGTGGTGCAGAACGCGGTGCCAGCAACCGAGGTCGGTACCGCGACCAGCACGAACAACTACTTCCGCGAGGTAGGTGCTTCGCTCGGCGTCGCCGTGTTCGGCACGCTGTTCACGACGCGGCTTACCGAGAACCTCATGGCCGTGTTCACGGACGCTGGCGCTACCCCCGACCAAGCTGGTGAAGCCACCGCGAGCATCGACCCCTCCGTGCTCGCGCAACTCCCCGACACGGTGCGCGAGGGAGTCGTGACCGCCTACGCGGACGCCCTCGCTCCGGTGTTCTGGTACCTCTTGCCGTTCATCGGGCTCGCGTTCGTGCTCGCGCTCTTCCTCAAGCAGATCCCGCTCTCCGATGTCGCCGGGCTCGTCGCGCGCGGCGAGGCAGTCGGCGGCGACGAGGCCGAACGGCTGGAGGCTGCGGAACGCGGGCACCACCACGTAAGCAGCAGTGCCGGCGAAGCCAGCGCCGAAGGCGAACGCAGTCCCGCGAGCGAGACCGTCGAGGGGCAGCGATGA
- a CDS encoding ABC transporter ATP-binding protein has product MTAPAVQSGGGVAASGTLLAASDIHKSYGSGSSRFDALKGVSLRLAEGESVAIVGKSGSGKSTLMHILALLDEPDDGSIQIEGKDAARLRARELNGLRNREFGFVFQQFFLIPNATVLDNVVLPLKIAGVGARERNERGLAALRSLELDDKAKNKATALSGGQKQRAVIARALVNNPKVIFADEPTGNLDTATGAIVEDILFQLNREWGITLVIVTHDAELAARCDRQIYLRDGLEVDSPPPPNPHGHTGPIDTKGAEA; this is encoded by the coding sequence ATGACCGCGCCTGCCGTGCAGTCAGGCGGAGGGGTAGCCGCATCCGGCACCCTGCTCGCCGCATCAGACATCCACAAGTCGTACGGGAGCGGCTCCAGTCGCTTCGACGCTCTGAAGGGTGTCTCGCTCCGCCTCGCCGAGGGCGAGTCGGTGGCGATCGTCGGCAAGAGCGGCTCAGGCAAGTCGACGCTGATGCATATCCTTGCCCTCCTGGACGAACCCGACGACGGCAGCATCCAGATTGAAGGCAAGGATGCCGCCCGTCTGCGCGCGCGGGAGCTCAATGGCCTGCGCAACCGGGAGTTCGGCTTCGTGTTCCAGCAGTTCTTCCTCATTCCGAACGCGACGGTGCTCGACAACGTCGTACTGCCCCTCAAGATCGCCGGCGTGGGTGCTCGCGAACGCAACGAACGAGGTTTGGCCGCACTGCGGTCGCTGGAGCTCGATGACAAGGCGAAGAACAAGGCGACCGCGCTTTCGGGCGGCCAGAAGCAGCGTGCGGTCATCGCCCGCGCCCTCGTCAACAATCCGAAGGTCATCTTCGCCGACGAGCCCACTGGCAACCTCGACACTGCCACGGGCGCGATCGTCGAAGACATTCTCTTCCAGCTCAACCGCGAGTGGGGCATCACACTCGTCATCGTGACCCACGACGCCGAACTAGCCGCGCGCTGCGACCGGCAGATCTACCTGCGCGATGGGCTCGAGGTCGACTCTCCCCCGCCGCCCAACCCGCACGGGCACACCGGCCCGATCGACACGAAGGGCGCGGAAGCGTGA